A genomic window from Glycine max cultivar Williams 82 chromosome 17, Glycine_max_v4.0, whole genome shotgun sequence includes:
- the LOC100817625 gene encoding uncharacterized protein has protein sequence MMGKPNPNPAPEEEKSLRDELLGPILLGERVIKLAQEAESPKVDCTELARKVQVVCDNLRSVVRVVSGTQCVNERPIRRIVGEVSKNIERTLALIRKCKKHGGVLRQVFSMTTTADFRKVRSLLESSNGDLVWLLTILDSKDGTNVSLPPIASNDPILAWVWTFTYTLQLGQPKDRAEAATELGSLARDNDRTKFIILDEGGVMPLLKLLKEASSPAAQVAAANALVNITTNQDRVVTFIVESHAVPIIVQVLGDSPMRVRVSVANLVSAMAEQHELAREEFVRANVARPLVSLLSMDMGTVLTDPVADRATSIHSLVLNLSNVGEANSDGSSRGSGQHRRDREVESPELRNEVKVSCAKALWKLSNGCLSSCRKITETKGLLCLAKIIESESGELQLNCLMAVMEIAAVAESNADLRRAAFKRTAPAAKAVLDQLLRVVQEESDPALRIPAIKAIGSLARNFSGKVPQVIGPLVAQLGNRDVDVASEAAIALGKFVCPDNYNCVDHSKAILELDGIPKLMSLLQINDRQQVHGLKLLCYLALNVGNSRVLEQERALNTLERFARPVQAQHPDLKDLFAKALHHLTLYQPGAQLHRQPLGL, from the coding sequence ATGATGGGTAAGCCTAACCCTAACCCTGCCCCGGAAGAAGAAAAGAGTCTCCGGGACGAGCTGCTGGGTCCCATCCTGCTCGGAGAGCGCGTGATAAAACTGGCTCAGGAGGCGGAGTCGCCGAAGGTGGACTGCACGGAGCTGGCGCGTAAGGTGCAGGTGGTCTGCGATAACCTCCGCTCCGTGGTGCGCGTGGTGTCTGGAACCCAGTGCGTCAACGAGCGCCCAATCCGCCGCATCGTCGGCGAGGTCTCGAAAAACATAGAGCGCACGTTAGCCCTCATCCGCAAGTGCAAGAAGCACGGTGGCGTCCTCCGCCAGGTCTTCTCCATGACCACCACCGCCGACTTCCGCAAAGTCCGGAGCCTTCTCGAATCTTCCAACGGCGACCTGGTGTGGCTCCTCACCATCTTGGACTCCAAAGACGGCACCAATGTCTCACTCCCCCCTATCGCCAGCAACGACCCTATTCTCGCTTGGGTCTGGACCTTCACCTACACTCTCCAATTGGGCCAGCCCAAGGACCGCGCAGAAGCCGCCACTGAACTCGGTTCTCTCGCCAGAGACAACGACCGtacaaaatttatcatattgGATGAAGGTGGGGTGATGCCCCTCCTCAAGCTTCTTAAAGAAGCTTCTTCCCCTGCTGCTCAGGTCGCTGCTGCCAATGCTCTTGTTAACATCACAACCAATCAAGACAGGGTTGTTACTTTCATTGTGGAGTCCCATGCTGTCCCCATCATTGTTCAGGTTCTCGGTGATTCCCCTATGAGGGTTCGTGTCTCTGTTGCCAATTTGGTCTCTGCTATGGCCGAGCAACATGAACTTGCTCGCGAGGAGTTCGTCAGGGCCAATGTCGCTAGGCCCCTTGTGTCCTTGTTGTCCATGGATATGGGTACTGTCCTCACTGACCCCGTGGCCGACCGCGCCACCAGCATTCACTCGCTTGTTCTCAATTTATCCAATGTTGGGGAGGCGAATTCAGATGGGAGTAGCCGCGGCTCCGGCCAGCATCGAAGAGATAGAGAGGTCGAGAGCCCCGAGTTGAGGAATGAGGTCAAAGTCAGTTGTGCTAAGGCTCTTTGGAAACTCTCCAATGGATGTCTCTCAAGTTGCAGGAAGATTACCGAGACTAAAGGTTTGCTTTGTCTTGCCAAGATTATTGAGTCCGAGAGTGGGGAGTTGCAGCTTAATTGTCTTATGGCTGTCATGGAGATTGCTGCCGTGGCGGAGTCCAATGCTGATCTTAGAAGAGCTGCTTTTAAGCGAACTGCGCCGGCGGCAAAGGCGGTTTTGGATCAGCTTTTGCGGGTGGTTCAGGAGGAGAGCGACCCGGCATTGCGGATTCCTGCTATTAAGGCAATTGGTTCCTTGGCCAGAAACTTCTCTGGGAAGGTTCCGCAGGTTATTGGTCCTTTAGTTGCTCAGCTTGGTAACAGAGATGTTGATGTGGCCAGTGAGGCTGCTATTGCTTTGGGGAAGTTTGTGTGCCCGGACAACTACAACTGTGTTGACCATTCTAAGGCAATACTTGAGCTTGATGGGATTCCTAAGCTAATGAGCCTGCTGCAGATAAATGATCGCCAACAAGTTCATGGCCTGAAATTACTTTGTTACCTTGCCTTAAATGTTGGTAACAGTAGGGTCCTTGAGCAAGAACGTGCCTTGAATACCCTAGAGAGATTTGCTCGTCCTGTTCAAGCACAACATCCTGATTTGAAGGACCTTTTTGCAAAGGCCTTACACCACCTCACTCTTTATCAGCCAGGAGCTCAATTGCACAGACAGCCCTTGGGGCTGTAA